ctattaggctgaactgggttaacaattatgtgtgttatTTATGCTTTTCAAtatctgtttttaatgctctgatTTATTGTTCTCTCtgttaagacaagtgttacgacaagtgtctgaacatcgtggacaacacttgtctactatgtaccagaatttcatagctgaaagaagaaacagaacatTGTTAGATATGGCAAGAAGCATGATTAAGCAGAAGAATTTGCCACACAAGTTCTGGGGTGAAGCAGTACTTACTACAGCCTACATTCTGAACAAATGTCCTACTAAGAAACTGAAAGTTGTGCCAGAGGAAGCTTGGTGTGGAAGGAAGCCAAGTGTGAAACACCTCAAGGTTTTTGGCTCATTATGCTATAAGCATGTACCAGATGATAGCAGAACCAAACTTGaggataaaagtgaaataatgatactcataggatatcatccaactggtgcctacaagctatacaatccagttactcagaaggttcacattagcagagatgtaattgtgaatgaagaagagaaatggaaatgggAGAAGGAACCAGTGTACAATAGTGAATTGCAGTCAACCTTCATCTATCcaagttcaagtgatgaatctgatggaggtgatgaaggtgaGTATGCTGCTGAAACTAGTCAGAATCAAGGTACAGATAGTGatggtaatatgaatttatcaagtgatgatgatgatagaattcaTATGATTGCAAGGACTCAGAGAACCAAACGTGTACCAGCTAGATTGAATGATTGTGAAGTTACTCAAGACAATGCagtgaatgatgagggtgaTCTCATTCACTTTGCATTACTAGCTGATTCTGAACCATTGAACTACAGAGATGCTTTGCAAAGTAATGTGTGGAAGAAGGCAATGGAAGAAGAGCTGaagtcaattgagaaaaatcagACTTGGAAGCTAGTTGACTTGCctgacaagaaaaagaaaattgatgtggaatgggtgttcaaagtgaaattgaaccctgatggcacaatttcaaagcataaagcaaggttagttgctagaggattcttacagaaacatggaattgactacaatgaagtgtttgcaccagttgctagaataGAGACTGTGAGGTTGGTTGTAGCATTGGCCTGTAAGAACAAATGGAGCCTGTACCATCTGGATGTGAAATCagcatttctgaatggtccacttgatgaggaagtgtatgtgtcacagcctccaggttttgaaataaaaggaaaagaatcaatggtgtataagctgtataagacactatatggcttgaaacaggCTCCTAGAGTATGGAACAAAATGATTGATGACTTTCTGATTCAGATGGGGTTTAAAAAGTGTGCTGTTGAGTTTGGTGTATATGTACATTGCCCTAAAGATGAATATATTGTCATAATctgcttgtatgttgatgatttgctcataactggaagtagaattgcagaaattgcaaaagtgaaagataagctcaaaagtgaatttgaaatgtctgatcttggtgaactttcattctttctaggaatggaatttatgAGAAGAGGAGATGGTATAGTAATGCACCAGCAGAAGTATATTGGTGAATTGCTTGGAAAATTTGAAATGGAAAGCTGCAATCCATTGTCAAATCCATCAGAgacaaatacaaaaattgatgaGTGCTCAGATGAAGAGAAGGTTGATCCAACTGTGTTCAGACAAATAGTTGGCTCATTGAGGTATGTGTGCAACAGTAGGCCTGATATATGTTATGTTGTGAGTGTTATCAGCAGATTTATGCATGATCCAAGGAAGTCACACATGATAGCTGCTAAGTGAATCCTCAGATATCTCAAAGGGTACTTTGGAAATTGGCTTGCTATTCCCTATTGGTACAAACAGTGCAGGGagtactttgatagggtattctgATAGTGATTGGTGTGGAGACATAACTGATAGGAGGAGTACATCAGGTTATGTTttcaagttcaacaatgctGCAATATCTTGGTGTACAAAGAAACAAGCTGTGACTGCCCTCTCATCTtgtgaagctgagtatataGCAGGCACATTTGCAGCATGTCAAGCAATTTGGTTGAATTCAGTGATGATAGAAATCAAGTGTGAACCAGTGAAGCCTCTAATCCTAAGGATTGATAACAAGTCTGCTATAAGTCTTGCTAAAAATCCAATCTCTCATGGCAGGAGCAAGCACATTGCTAccagatttcatttcattagagaACAAGTGACTAATGGTATGATTGAAGTGCAGTATTGTCCAACTGAGGTACAACTTGCAGATGATTTTACAAAGGCTGTGAAACTTGACAGGTTTGAATTTTTGAGGAGGAGCTTAGGACTGGTTGATTGCAATTCAAGCATGAATTAAGGAGGAGTGTTAAGAAAGtggttaattcatcttgaaaattagtttgtttagatgttgttagagttagttacaaccaacttgttagttaaaagtttgttagtaactaactagGTAGTTAGGGAATTTGTTTAGGCCTAAGGGATGAGCTTGCTTGTTACACAAGCCATCCTATATAAGTGCTACTAGTGCATTAATTTGTAATCAATCTTTTTGTGGCCCATTAAGGAAGAATAAAATTCTCTATTTCCCTAAGGTTTCAAGTTCAGTTGTTAatcaatttcatcaagaaacttgTTCATCTTGTATATTGTAGTTTTTGCAAAACTGCTAGTTTGCCCAAGGTCAAGCCTGCGTGCCTGCTGAGCTTGCCTGCAATCCTGCGCGTGCCTGTGCCTGCAATCCATTCTCTGAAGCACTTCAGAGTCAGAGGCAACACAACCTCTGAACGTTGCATCCTCTGAACCAAGCAAAttcttgcttctgctgcgccaacaataGCATCAtgattattgttatttatttcattCATGATAGCATGATGTTTACCGTTTTTACTCTGTATTCAAATGTTTCAAAGATGCCAAATTGAAAGGATTCATTACTCTTTTGATGTGGTGTTTTCACCACCCAAGATCCAGTGTTTTACTCATAACAAATGATGATAACTATCGAGACTGCATAGTGAAACTTCATTGCTTGGGGTTTCAAATGATGTTTCCCTATGTCGATCCGATAGATAAAATATGTGTCGATGAACCTACACGAAGATTGCTTGTAGTCTCTACCGTGGTCTGGAGTCTTGGTACTTTCTTGAAGGGAGGACTTCCGTTAACTGAAAAGAAGTTATGTCAGATACGTAAACCGCCGCCGCCAAACAAAAGCAAAAAGGAGTAAGAGGATGACAAAGAAGAAAACGTGGGAGTCAATGTAAAATGAATATGTTGGTTGCTTCTTGCTTGGTTTCTAACTTATTGTAAAAATATGATCTTCTTGTACATCATATATGAATATTGAGGGAAATATATGCATGACTATTTAGGGTTGCATTTATTACATATATGAATATTGAGGGAAATCAGTGTGTTGCAATGTACACTCATTTCACACACTAGTTTTACACACTAATTCTTGCTTATTCTAAtgatttgttatttaaaatGTCTTCTAGACATCGAAAGTGTTCTCCTCAAAACATGAGTTGAAGTTGTTGATTTGGTTTGATACAATTTTGAGGTGTCTTTGTTGCTGGCtcctttttatatgttttttagtttttatcatAACCATGATGATATATGACTTTAAACATATCGGTAATAGTATCAGCAACTCTTCAAATTGACAGTTTGATTCTGTTTTTCTATCTATATTAGGAGTAGATCAAGTACTACAATATCTATAAGTTTGGTTATGTTTTTCAAATGAAAAGTACATATATATCATgaatttgttgttattgtttgaAGTTGATATTATTCTACAAACTTAACTGTTAATTATCCCCTTAATTCCATTGGATACTGTTAACACCAAAATTATAAAGTTGTTGATATTCATTTTGACTTGGGGTTAGAATTTgaatagaagaagaaaattcatgTCGACCGGCCATGGAACGTGATTTGTCGAAGTTAGTCATATTAAGTGGAATTCGACTAATCATTGTGTGACATTTGACTAACATGTGATATATCAAGTTATCAAGTTTGGTCGAAGTTATCAAGTTTAAGAGGAATTCGACCAAACTATATATTATGTTTTCGAAGACTTCATTTCAACAAGAAGACATTCGAAGAAGCGAACAACTCCTATAAATTCAAAGGGACATTGTCAATCTTAGATTAAGTAATTTATTAAATAAGACACTTGTCAAAATCTTAGATGTAGGAAGctgttttattttctctataaatagttGTAATTTCTATGTACAAGGGGTTAGATCTTATTTTCTAAAAACTTTGCAATGTTCACGCCACGGAGCAAACGGGTTCAAGGAGTGCATAAGAATGTATTCCAACCACCCTTTACATTTCATGCAATTTAATATTGATTTGTTCttgctttattttcttttttcttttgcaattatgcattcattttcatcttctttatttttttctttttttaatactcACTTGAGTATTTGTTCTATTATGTTGTCATGAGACAACTTGTTATTAAAAGTTATTGGATGTAATTCTAACACTGATAAGAACAATGATTATGTTCTTAAAGACGCATGAAGTACATCATAAATCTCGAGACTTGAACGAACACTTCAAAAAAATGATTCTTATCGGATCCTGCAGTTACCGAAGGACTTTTATCCAGGTCTTAAAGTAACAATGGATAATTATGTTTATGTTACCAAAAATCGGTGTAAACAAATTGGTGCGGTGAACGTGGAGTTTTAAGTTTAGGGTTGATCAATGCTTTATGCGtctgaaaataataatttaatctctaagcaaaacaatatttttggGTAAATTGTGAATCAAATTGTGGCTATGAGAAACAGTTTTTGAAACCGTAGTGAAAATGGTTATTTTCAAAAACCATGATTTTTGAGAAACCAATATCTTGaatattcaaattaaattttgatgtaACACTTTGTCATGCATGATGTTAAGATTaaagttgtttttaaatttgGTAAAGTGATCAAAATTTTGTTCATGTTGTCAATTATGAAAAGATAATCAAAATATTGGTTGAAACCATGAGATGTTGTAAAAATGGTCGAATTTTCGTATGTTGATTTCATTCTAAGAATGGTGATTTCGACCAAGTATTTCATGTAagaaatatttccaaaatatataaatttgaaCACACGACCCTTCAATAATGAAGGATACCACCGGCCAACAAATCAATacaacaattatatttaattttgatcatTTAATATAATGATCCTTTAATCTGTTGAAATTTTTTCCATATGGAAATGAAACAAGGCTTGAAGAAAATTGGTTGTTTTCGACTAATATTTTTTCAAGGATTAAAGTCCATTAATGTTTCAATTTACTTCTTGAGTggtttcaaattattattttgattatgttgaaaaaatatagaagaaaatGACAAGTTACTATTGATGCCATTATAACATGTCGGAGTTGGAAATATGATAAATGCCACTTTGAAATGTTCTAATAACAATGAAGTTATTAGATTGATCATGGTAGTAATACTAGTTATTTCGACCAAGATTTTAGTAACTGAATACTTGGTTACattttattctatattttttatataaaataaatatggaGTCGACATATTCTCCAAAATTTGGGTAAGTTTTCAAAAGAGGTTATCAAGAGTTTTCTCTGAATTTGTGCCATGATTAAAAATGTTATGGGGGCCTTTGTTAACACCAAAATTATAAAGTTGTTGATATTCATTTCGACTTGTGTTAGAATTTgaatagaagaagaaaattcatgTCGACCGGCCATGGAACGTGATTTGTTCATTTCGACTTGGTATTAGAATTTgaatagaagaagaaaattcatgTCGACCGACCATGGAACGTGATTTGTCGAAGTTAGTCATATTAAGTGGAATTCGACTAATCATTGTGTGACATTCGACTAACATGTGATATATTGGCATAGAAGTTTATTGACCACCTCTAGTACCTGTTATATATGAAAACTTTGTTAGCACGTTACTGTTATGGCATGAATTACATTCAccatttttttaacaacaaagaaATTGAGTATAATGACTAATCAAGTTATCAAGTTTGGTCGAAGTTATCAAGTTTAAGAGAAATTCGACCAAACTATTATGTTGTCGAAAGCTTCATTTCAACAAGACATTCGAAGAAGCGAACAACTCCTACAAATTCAAAGTGACATGTGTCAATCTTATATTAAGTAATGTATTAAATAAGACACTTGTCAAAATCTTAGACGTatgaagttattttattttctatgtaAATAGTTGTAATTTCTATATACAAGAGGTTGAATCTTATTTTCTAAAAACACTGCAATACCCACGCCACAGATAGCAAATGGGTTTAAGGAGTTCATAAGAATGAATTCCAACCACCCTTTACATTTCATGCAATTTAATATTGGTTCGTTCTtgctttattttcctttttcttttgcaaTTATGCATTccttttcatcttctttatttttctttcttttcaatactcacttgaatatttgttctaTTATGCTGTCATGAGACAACTTGTTATTAAAAGTTGTTGGATGTAATTCTAACACTaataaaaacaatgattttgttCTTAAAACGCATGAAGTACATCATAAATTCCGAGACTTAAACGAACACTTCAAAAAAAGGATTTTTATCGGATCCTGCAGTTAGCGAAAGACTTTTATCCAGATCTTAAGTAACAATGGATAATTATGTTTATGATATAAAAAATCAGGGTAAataaattgagtatttttttttttttttatgatatcaaaaaaaaaattgagtattttttttacaatttttttattgtatatattttacaatttttttattaaacgtaaaaaataattatcacaaaaaaaatcttctaaattttttaaaaatctgaATCTAATACACCCCTAATTGGTTTACATACCCTCCCTCCTTCGGTACTTTTCTTACACAACACCGCCACGCAACCCTTCTTCAGTCTTTCACCTAATTATTACAAATATCCCAAAATAtgtaattacttaattaatcaccattcaattaattacttaatcaaccaaacaaattttcaattcCGTGTGTAGAAGAGTGGGAATTCGAACTCTGAACTCGTTTCAAACTCAATTCGAAAACCCTACTCACCCAATTCGATTCTCCACCCTTCTTCATCAATGTCGCCGGCGGCGATGAACTTTTCCTCCTCCGATACAACTCCACATTCTCCTCTCCATTTCGCCCCTTTCAACGCCGACGCCACCATCCCTGTCGGTTCCACCGCACGTGGAAAGTCGAGACCGAGACTGACAAAATTGAGAAAACAATCGGCGACTCAGAACGCAAGGTCTAGGACCAGAACCGCCGATGCAGTTGACGATGAAGTCTCTGGCTCTGGCTCCGGTTTCGGTTTCAATCCTTTTCGCTCCGATCAGGTAAGTGATAATTTTAAAGGAGTAGAAACTGATGCCGGTTCTTTTGTGTTTAGTGCTAGAAAGATTGATTCTGATTCTGTTAGGGATTTGAATTCGGAACAGAAAGAATCAGAGGTTAGGAAAAGTGGCGGTGTTGAATTTGTGTTTAGTGCTAAAGAAATCGATTCTAAATCGAATTCAATTCTTGATGGAGAGAAAAAGAATAGTGAGAGAAATACATCGAATTCAGAAGGGGAGAAGGGGAAAGTTAATTTTACAGGGTTTGTTTTTGGTGCTGGTAGAAATGATTTGCATTCTaattttaatatagaaaaaggAAAATCTAGTGTACCTGATGGTAAGGAGAGGGAATGTAAAACTGAATTTGTGTTTGGTGATAAACAACATATAGATATTAAAATGTCAAGTTTTAATGTAGAAAAGAAGGAATCTGTTGACAGCATGAGAAATTCGAATAATGGAAGTGGCGTTTTTCATGCTGCCACGGAAACGAACAGTAGTTTTGATAAAGATGCTGATAAGTGTGGTAATCTGGGTAATGATGTTAAGTCAAAGAGTGGAAAGGGAAGTACTAATGGTTTTACTGCTACTTTTAATGACATTTCTGGTAGTAAATTAGTAGATGAGATAAAGAAACTGAACATCAATCATCCTGAGGGTGTCCGTATTGCTAGAGATTCTACGAAGTCAGGTGTAAGTAGTAGCAATGGTTTTGTGTTTGGAGGAAGTGACAAGGTTTCTAGTGTTAGTTCGGGAACTAATACTAGCGGTGAACAATTGTATACTAATGTTGATTTTGAGAATATTGGACGGCAATATGCCAAAGCTGGCAGAAAAGATGATGTTAAAAATGGAACTGCTTGTGGCATTGCCCAGGATGCTACAGGAATACCTTGTTCTAAGACATCAACCAGTCAGGGTAGGATCGGAGATTTCCAGTGTGGCAAAATTCCAGAATTTCACGTGTCTGAAGATGCTCAAGTGAATGGAGCTGAAGAGTCTTGTACGGACTTTAAACCTCCGGCATGGGATCCTTcttgttttaaagataacttaTTTTGTaacctaaataaaaaatttgaatccaCACATAAGACTAAACCTTccaaagataaaggatcaaatttCCTGAGGCGGAAATCGAAGTCACATTCATTGAATAAGAAACAGACAAGGATAGATCATTTGCCAAAGGAAAACAGTTCACTTGAAACCCCTGAATCTTCTGGCGGCTTCTCTCCGATGGATTTTTCTCCGTATCAAGAAACAGCAGCAGATGATCAAGATCTAAAGGCTTCAGAAGAATTAAATGTGCTGCACCCATCATTATCAATTCCCACTGATTATAAAGATGACCTCACCTCGAActctgaaaagaaaaaagctgatatatttcattttgttaaTGGTCTGGGTGATTCGAAGGAGAAAGATTTTGCATTTTCTGCAGGATCCACTGTAGAGGGTACTTCATCATTATATAAGCGTAAACAGAAGAAATTTAGGAGGAAAATGGGGTGCGGAAAGCCTGTATCTTCCGCACAATTTTCTCCAATTACCACTCCCAACGTGTCATCGCTCTCTGATGTTACGGACAAGTCTCAGATGAATGATCAGCTCACGGAAGGGGGTGATACGTCACTGGCTACAATTGAAGCTGCCTGTTACCAATGGAGACTCAGGTTCTGACTAAAACCCAGctctttcaaatatattttaattagttCTTCGATATTTGGCCATGCTGATTTCTGTTTGATGTTTTTGAAATTGACATCTATTATTTTTACACACTACCTTTATTTTCTAGGGGGAACCGTGCTCATAAAGCTAAGGATCTTTCTAAAGCTGAGGAATTCTACACAAAAGGAATAGATTCTGTCCCTTCCAGTGAAAGATCAGGATGCTGCAGTAAGCCTCTTTTACTGTGTTATAGCAACCGTGCAGCAACACGTATTAGTCTTGGAAGGATTAGGGAAGCTCTAGAGGATTGCATGAGGGCTACTTCTTTGGACCCCACCTTTCTGAAAGTACAGATGAGAACAGCTAAGTAAGTGTTATGATTGTAATTGTACTCCAAgaacataatttaaaattatactcCAAGGagtataatttaaaattgagtataatttaaaatttcaaaatatagtGTTTTTTCCTCTCACACATAATGACATGTGGTTTGCCTCTCCAGTTGTCACCTTTTGCTAGGGGAATTTGAAAATGCCCAGCAATGTTATAACAAGTGCCTGGAATCAGGTAAAGTTGTTTGTTTGGATCGGAGAGTAATAGTAGAAGCAGCTGAAGGTTTACAGAAAGCTCAGGTATTCAAATACCACACctgtgataattttattttgatgccttttttttaaatacttcCATTCTTGAAACTTAATATCGGCTTTATATCATGATATGTTATTATGTTAGATATCTCGGCCTTAATGGGCCTCTGGTTTGTTACtgttaataattaataaaggGGCAGTGATGAGCTCTATAAATTAAGGATTTAGGAGATAGAATAGGGAGAATTAGTCATGAAATTTGTTAGCTTGTTATTTGTTTAGTTAGAGTAGTATTTGTATAAATAGAACTAGGATTATGGAGGTATCTTGGAATATTATAATTGTGAATAGAGTATTCTCTATTGTGAAGGGGAGACCCTTGGAGGAGAGATTATTTCCTATTCTATCacgttttcttaaataaattgTTCTTTCTATTCCATTCGATTCTTGGGTTCCTAACAAAGGAGGCATCAGTAGGCAGTTAGTGGGTAACTCAGAATTTGTTAGGATTAGGAGAGGTGAGGTGCTCTTGGATCAGCCTAGAGCTGTATGCAAAGGAGTTCTCTAGTGAAACCTTTGCTCTTTCCTTCAATGTTTCCCTTAATACCAGTTGGTTCATATCAACTAGTATTAGAGCAATTCTGGTCCAGGAAAACCTCATGGATAGGAAATTATATGGAAGCTACTGGGTTACAAGAACTTTTGGAGTCTGCATTTCTGCGGTTTAACATAATCTTTTCACCTTGAGAACAAGGTGAATGTTTAGCGGCAGAGTATTGTTAGGCCTGTTACTGTTAGTTAAGAGGTTACGTGGTTAGTAAGTTAATTGTCTGTTACTGTTAGTGATGAGATAGTAAGATGCTCTCCCTTGATATCAATTAGGTAGTCATCGGTTTGTTAGGAGGTTAGTTAGTTAATTAGGCTGAGTTAGTTAGATGAAATAATTAAGGCATGTTTCCTATAAATAGGGAGTAGGGATTAGAGAGTGGGCATCATGCTATTTGAGAGTAGTGGGGCCTTTTGGCATTGGGAGGTATAGGCGGACCCTCAAAGTGCTGCCGTTGTTCTCTAATCATAGGGAATTCTTCCCCAGATTCCAGAAATAAGATACCAGTTTCTATCATATTACTAACACCTGAGCTATTAGACAGCTCAGCAACAATTGCTCTTCATTTCTGCTCTTCTATCTTATTTTGTTCGCTCTCACGAGGTACATACATTTTAGAAACATCTAATAAGGGTTATTCCTCATTAACAGGAAGTAGTTAAGTGTATGAATGATGCTGCTGAACTTTTGAAGCAGAGGACTTCTGATGCAGCTGGTTCTGCTTTAGAACTTCTTACAAAGGCATTGTCAAAGAGTTTATACTCAGAAAGATTGCTCCAAATGAAGGCCGAGGCTCTGTATTTGGTATTTTCTGTTGCTGCACTTATCTCAAtgtgttccttttttttttctttcgagAAAACATTTTGTATAATATGCCTGATACGAGTTGCTGTTTATTTATGGTGACAACTTGCAGCTTCAAAAGTATGATGCTGCAATTCAGCTGTGTGAACAGAGTCTGAAGCTTGCAGAAAAGAATTTTGCCTCGCCAAACAGTGCAAACAATTCCAATAATTCCACGCATGATAGTTACTCTAGTGTCAAATTGTGGAGATGGTCATTGATATCAAAGTGTTACTTTCGTTTGGGGAGGCTGGATGCATCACttaatattattgaaaaattacGGCAAACAGCATCTGTCAATGACaagtaattcaattttttatcaagCAGGACTACTTTTCTATTTGACATTTCAATGTAGATGCATCTTGTTTTTTACAAATACTAGAGATGCCTTATGCTCATTTCAACCATGTAGGTGTGTGATTGATAATAATGAAGACTTGCTGTCATTAGCTGCTACTATACACGAACTTCTAGACCACAGGGTAATTTCCAGATGTGCATCTCCCTAAATGCATTATGAATGCAAATGTTAGTTATTGACATGTCTTGATGGGCCTCAGGTGTAGTTGCTCATCAGGCGTGTTGCATATGCTGGATCCTAAATTTCTTGCACGTCCTTATGAAATATTACTATTGAATATTCCATTTATGAATTAAATTATAACATGGGCGAATCTTTATATAAGAAAAGGTattcaaattataagaaaagGGTATTCAAATGAAGTTCCATTTTGTAGTTCTCTGttggaaaattattttattaccaGCGAAGTGGGAATATTTCTTAGTAttctttttgaaatttgatttgaaatttttcaaatatagtaattttagcTTATTAATCCTGATTACTTCAGATCTATACACTAGAATAAGTATGTTAGCTGAGTCTTTTTCGAACCATTTATAGATTTGTAGGTTTGTATCATTTTCAGGTAACTACttgtattatttatatattgatccttatccttattatttttgttatcaACAGAAAGCAGGAAATGAGAACTTTAAATTGCAAAAGTATGCAGCAGCAGTGGAGAACTACACTGCTGCTTTATCTAGTAATATCAAATCACGCCCTTTTGCAGCAATATGTTTTGGCAACCGTGCTGCTGCTCATCAAGCTTCGGGCCAAATTGCTGATGCCATTGCTGACTGCAGCATGGCTATGGCCCTTGATGGAAATTATGCAAAGGTATTCCTTTTTGAAGTCTCTTCAATCTGGTGAAAAATCCTGATTGCATCTTTGAATTTTGTTCCTTGATGCTAGATCAACTTATGAAAAATTAGGAAGCAGATGAAGGTCAAGcctatggtgcacaagtgagACAAGTCTTTTACCATGCACAAGCTTGTTTTCACCATTGGATCAAATGAGATTTGATGTGACATATTGATCCAATGGTGAGACTTATTGATCCACTGGTGAAAACAAGCTTGTGCATGGTGAAAAACTTGTCTTGTGCATATTAGACAAAACCGCAAATGAAATAGCGAcaaaaattttcatttgaagtttCATGTAATATgataaatttttgttgtttctaaTTTACCAAGAACTTGAAGAGGGATTGTGGAATCTAATTGCTCTACTTTTGCAGGCAATATCTAGAAGAGCCACCTTGCACGAGATGGTTAGAGATTATGAACAAGCAGCTTGTGACCTCAGGAGACTTATTTCTGTTCTTGGATCTCAATC
This genomic interval from Trifolium pratense cultivar HEN17-A07 linkage group LG6, ARS_RC_1.1, whole genome shotgun sequence contains the following:
- the LOC123893269 gene encoding uncharacterized protein LOC123893269 yields the protein MSPAAMNFSSSDTTPHSPLHFAPFNADATIPVGSTARGKSRPRLTKLRKQSATQNARSRTRTADAVDDEVSGSGSGFGFNPFRSDQVSDNFKGVETDAGSFVFSARKIDSDSVRDLNSEQKESEVRKSGGVEFVFSAKEIDSKSNSILDGEKKNSERNTSNSEGEKGKVNFTGFVFGAGRNDLHSNFNIEKGKSSVPDGKERECKTEFVFGDKQHIDIKMSSFNVEKKESVDSMRNSNNGSGVFHAATETNSSFDKDADKCGNLGNDVKSKSGKGSTNGFTATFNDISGSKLVDEIKKLNINHPEGVRIARDSTKSGVSSSNGFVFGGSDKVSSVSSGTNTSGEQLYTNVDFENIGRQYAKAGRKDDVKNGTACGIAQDATGIPCSKTSTSQGRIGDFQCGKIPEFHVSEDAQVNGAEESCTDFKPPAWDPSCFKDNLFCNLNKKFESTHKTKPSKDKGSNFLRRKSKSHSLNKKQTRIDHLPKENSSLETPESSGGFSPMDFSPYQETAADDQDLKASEELNVLHPSLSIPTDYKDDLTSNSEKKKADIFHFVNGLGDSKEKDFAFSAGSTVEGTSSLYKRKQKKFRRKMGCGKPVSSAQFSPITTPNVSSLSDVTDKSQMNDQLTEGGDTSLATIEAACYQWRLRGNRAHKAKDLSKAEEFYTKGIDSVPSSERSGCCSKPLLLCYSNRAATRISLGRIREALEDCMRATSLDPTFLKVQMRTANCHLLLGEFENAQQCYNKCLESGKVVCLDRRVIVEAAEGLQKAQEVVKCMNDAAELLKQRTSDAAGSALELLTKALSKSLYSERLLQMKAEALYLLQKYDAAIQLCEQSLKLAEKNFASPNSANNSNNSTHDSYSSVKLWRWSLISKCYFRLGRLDASLNIIEKLRQTASVNDKCVIDNNEDLLSLAATIHELLDHRKAGNENFKLQKYAAAVENYTAALSSNIKSRPFAAICFGNRAAAHQASGQIADAIADCSMAMALDGNYAKAISRRATLHEMVRDYEQAACDLRRLISVLGSQSNEKAKHSDSPNGSTGGKESRQAQQRLLTVEDQAKMGTPLDFYLILGIKPADTAADIKKAYHKAALRHHPDKAGQLLARSEVGDEGHVWKEISQEVHKDADRLFKMIGEAYAVLSDTAKRSEYDMEENIRKTYKQSNGGSAGRRSSDVYGNGRSSDGYRSAYDRTSNRRYGYHWRTYGDSYSRW